gttgaaaGGAAAAAGTATTGACATCCCGTGGAATAAGATGGGCTGTGACTTTAAATTTTTCAGTTGATTGGCGTACAATTTTTCACATGGGCTGCAGGATCACTATCACAATATTAGTAGTGAACTATGAGAAGAATGTGAAATCTACTTAACAAGAGAACGTTGCAGGAGGAAATgctgattttccaatttagtacaCCTATGCCTTTTTTATAAGGGCCCTCAGTTGAGATCCTCAAGTAACAGGACCGTAGTAACATTGCAACAGCAAGCCCAGCTGcagttttcaattttatcaGTGTGAATTAGTTGTTAAGGAAGACGAGGGCAATCTTAACTCCTATTTCTACCAAAGAACAATTCATCTTCTTGTTGTGGAATATGCCTTGAGTTTCGCTCAACTGCAGGTAAATAAAATCTGGAATAGTGGGCTGAACAAGAAGGTAAAGTATGTACAAGGATCAGTTTCTACTGATCCTCAACATGGCAATACTTATTAAGAATGGCTGTAATTGAGTTCACTTGGGGTAATACCGTAAGCAATTTTGTAACATCCAGTACAGTAAAGACAAAGGAAAACATTAATCAGGGCTTATTTACAAGTGACTTGGCAATGATGAGCTTCCTAGGTGAAGGCTTGGTTTGATGCACGGCGCTTCCATGATTCTGATCTGGAAGTACAGAGATACGGCAAGGAGCTTCCTGTCAATTGCTGCGAATGCTTTGGGCTTTGGAGGTCTACTGCAATCTTTAGATTCACATCCCAGCAATTGCCTCTCATTGTCGTAGATCACCATCTTGTCCTGCATCGATATGTCTGCAAAACCAACAAACGAGGGTAGATATGAAAACTAAATGAAATAAATCTGCTTTGCACAATAGTGCAGAACATCTGAATGGATATGATCTCTGAGGACATTTTATGTTGTCTAATCATATATCTTCGATGATTTCCTTCCTCTTCAAATTTTCCATGACAATGTCTTGGGTGCAAAACtaaatttgcaataaaaatgcCACCATATGGAAGACTCTTACCTCCAATCACTTTCATAATTTCTGTCCAGTAGGTTTCCCTGCATAAAGGAGCTTTGGTCCCAGGAGAATAGTGCTTTCTGAGATACATATAACAAAGTTCAATTTTAGTATATGAGAGATGAGAGATATCGAGATGGTGAGAAAATGGAGGAACAGAGAATTTACGAGTAATCATGAGACATAGGCATCCATGTGATGCGGGAGGAGTCATAAAGATCATCACCGAAGAAGAAAATCCACCACCACGTGTACTCAAGCAGTGGCCTAGTACCCACCAAACCTTGACTACTTAGCTGTGATACGATGCTGGACCTTCCCTTTACCGAGCGCAAGCACTCCATCTAAGAAAGGATTGGACGGACCAGGTATCTGATCATATTCACATCTGTAGAGGAACTATCACCACATAAGAAATGGTTACAAAGGTAAAATTCTCTGACATTAATGAAGAATTTCCAGTCtgcccaaaagaaagcatggTATCATAAAATGCTGAGTTGGTATAGTCAGTAAGCCTGGCCAAACATAATTGGGAGAGCATGTGAATTCAACTACCCAAGGGTGACACAAGGACTAAGAACCCTGCTGTTGCTGTAGGACCTGAAAGAAACGACATCCTTTACAATTACACCAAGAGAAGAGCCGCCATCCGATTCCACCTCGTAGTCACATTGCTCTGGGTGGTCACATCTGTAGTTGCCTGAATGCAGGGACGCGCAAATTGGGTCCCTGCAGATTACTAGGTCCTTGTTGGGTCGATAAAGCGGATGTGGCGTCTGCAATAAGAAAAATGATGGGAAGTTATTAGCACTTATCACCCTGCATAACATCATGAGACCCTTCGAAACAAACATCTGAGCAAAGTTTTAGGAGTATCAACAAAAATTCATAGAGACAACGACATCAACCTGAAAGTCAAGGGCACCTTGCCTCTGCTCAGATCACCtctgaaagaagaagaggaggagtaGGAGGACAACGATACACACCAGCTCGGCACAATTATCAGCAACGCGACCAAACCCGCTTTCTCTTTCCCCATTCTTCctgccctctctctcccctctctctgtATTACAACTGACGAATAAGCAAGAACAATATGTTCTTGGCGAAACTCAAACCCGTCCCTGTTCTTGTCCAATTATTCAGACACAGCAGCAGAAAGACCAGGTCGAGGGCAATTGTAGGGCCGGTTTCTTGCATGATGGAGCGAATGATTGACGAGGATTTATGCTGATGTCTGTAATAATTGAGGAACCATTTTCTCCAGGAAATCCAGGCTCCTACCTTAACTCGATAATCAAT
The nucleotide sequence above comes from Eucalyptus grandis isolate ANBG69807.140 chromosome 2, ASM1654582v1, whole genome shotgun sequence. Encoded proteins:
- the LOC120290249 gene encoding uncharacterized protein LOC120290249 — protein: MECLRSVKGRSSIVSQLSSQGLVGTRPLLEYTWWWIFFFGDDLYDSSRITWMPMSHDYSKHYSPGTKAPLCRETYWTEIMKVIGDISMQDKMVIYDNERQLLGCESKDCSRPPKPKAFAAIDRKLLAVSLYFQIRIMEAPCIKPSLHLGSSSLPSHL